The Pseudodesulfovibrio cashew genomic sequence GTTCAATAATGATGGGAACAGGTGAACCGGTTATCTCCCAAGAAGAATTTCAAAACGGGATAGCCTTCCGCTGGCATGCGCTCTGAAAAGCGCCTCGGAACACCGTCCGGTCCAACTGCCGTAGTAGCCGAAGCTGACGTCAAAACGCTTCAAGGAATATAGGTCGTCACCGGGCACATTGAGACCGGGCATGGTGGTGGTCGCGGCTATGAAACCCGCTTTTTTCACCACTGAAATCACCCTATCGTCGAAATCGTTTCTCGTGCCGTTCGGATAGGAAAACAACGAAACCTTCGAATGGATCATATCTTCGAGCATCACCTTGCCCTCCCCGATCTCCCTCTGCAGTTCCACTTCGTCAAGTTGTGCCAGCAAAGGATGGCTGATGGTGTGAGCTCCGACGTCGACCCATTTGGACGAAGCCAACTCACGGCATTCGTCCGGAGTCATCATGACCCGTTCGACTCTCTTGCCCTCTGCGACCTTGCCGACAATTGCCAACCGGTCCTCATGGGACATTTTTTTCAAGGAAGCATGCAGTCGACAGGCCACTTCTTCCCTACCGGCCACCCCTTTCCAGGTATGCCGCCCCAGGCCCACCGAAGTCAGATCGGCCTCAGATGAACTTCCTCCAAAAACGGCCATGTCAAAATCGTAAAACCACAACGAGCCATTTCGCACGGCGTCCATTGCCACGAAAACGGTAGCCGGAACGCAGTATTTCTCCAAGATGGGATAGGCCGTGGTCCAGTTGTCCCGAAAACCGTCATCAAAAGTAACACATACGCAGTTTCTGCTCGAAACGCCTTCACGAAGACGGCTCACGGCCTGCTCCAACGAAATCACATCGAAATACTCTGACAAAACACGCATCTGTGCATCAAAGTCTTCGGGAGACACACTCAAAAAGCCATCTGGCGCAATTCGATGATACGTCAAAATGGCAATCCCATCCTGCGGCCGCACCAGGTTTGCAAAACAACATGCCAGTTGCTTTAGGCCCTGTTTGCAGCGTTGCCGAACATCCATGGTCGTCTTAACCTTCCATTCGTTCTTTTATCGTTTTCCTGGCGCGCAGCCCTTTTTCCAGCAACAAACTCTTCAAGTGCCTTTTGGAAAACAGCCAGCTATTGACGAAATCATTTGAGCCAGTCGCCCAATGCCGCTTGCTTTCATTGGCCTCTCCTAGAAGATGAAACAACGTAACACCATGCTCACAGGCAAAAGGATAAATTTCATACTTGAGCAACTCTCCCGGACGCAGCTTTGCAAAAGAAGGATCATAGCCGATTTTATAACCGACAAAGGTATTATCTCGAATATAGAAACAATTGAATGCCACGTCGGACTCGCCGAATTTCAGGAAAGAAACCGAAAAATCCGTACTGCTCTTTCCAAACAATTTCATGAAGAAATCACGATATTTCTCTGAGAAAAGCCCTGATCCATTTTGCTCCTGCCATGTCTTGGCTGACAAGCGCTGTAGGCGATGTAATGCGCTTTGATTAGTTAGTCTTACCTCTTCGGTTGCAACCTCATATTGTTTGTTCGCTTTTCTTTTCGTGCAGTTGAATGATTTGCGGAAGGAAGTGGAACAGCCTGATAGGAATGCGGGGAAACCATCCGGCATGCCCACGTAGAGCGAAGGGAACCGGTGTTCCTCGTAAACATTTGTGAAACCTTCCTGCCCCCTACTGATAAACCGCCAATCCTGGCCGGTTGTTTCGATGGCGGGCACATTCAGCAACTCAATCTCACCGGAAAGCGCTTCATCAATCTGCAGCAACAGTTTGGCATCCCCATACAGATCGTCCTCGAAAAGAAACGACACATAGGGAGTAAGGCCGTTGGCGGCATAGGAAAATTCATTGACGGTGATCGGGCCAATACGTCTGCGCCCCATTACTCCGGGCACGATTCCCACGACATCGCCGTCTCTCCGGATGACAACAATTCTGGCGTTTCCTTCGACACAAAACGCAGGGTACCAACAGTCGAACCATTGGTAGGAGACAAAAGGGAACCAGAAACCCTTCGCTTCCGCAAGCCTGTCCCAATCTCCCTGCAGAGCCGGCGAGTCGCTCCAATCGTCGATCACTTCCACTTGGTACTGCAATCCTCTTCTCCTTTTTCCAACCATGTCCTGGCAAGGGCACCATCAAAATAGGTAAGGTATCGATTGACTATAACGTCTTCCGCAAACAGCGCCGCAGCCCTCGACCTTGCCGCTTGCCCCATTTCCTTCCGCATGGATTCATTTTCAAGCAAAAGCCGTATGGATTCCGCCATCCCGGAAGCATCTTCAGAGGGGACGAGGAATCCTGTCTCACCGTCCACGACCACTTCACCATTGCCGCCGACATCCGTGGCCACGGCCGGGATACCCATGGCCGCGTACTCGACCAGTGCATTGGACAACCCTTCTGATCGGCTGGACAATACCCCGATCGACATCCCCCGTATCAACGGAAGAGGATTCTGGCACTCTCCCAGGTAATAAACGACGCCATTAAGCCCACGCTGTGCAATCGCCTCACGCAGCCAGACTTCCCGATCAGGCAGAGCCCGTCCCACTATCACAAACCTCACATCGGGGAGTTCGCCATGGATCAACGCCGCCGCATCCAAAAACAACGTATGGTTTTTTACCGGCTTGACGCTTGCGACAATGCCCACGATGAGTTCCGCATCGGGGAGTCCTTCGTCCACGCCATCCGCTCCAGGGCTCTCCCCCCTCAGATTGATGGGGTTCGGGATGACGGAGATCTTGACTGGATCGATCCATTCCTTTTTGCCCACGATGGCGCTGGCAGTAACACTGTTGGACAAAAAACGCGGGACAAGCCTGGATATGATCCTGGCCTGCCAGACAGATCTGGGAGTCCAGTCGTGTCCCATATTCCTTCGATTCCCGATCAATCGTCCTCTGACTCCGGCAAGGCTTGCCGCAATCGTTGCCACCAATTCTCCTTCCGGGAAATACGCCAGGATCAAATCCGGAGGGGACTCCCGGAACAGACCTGCAAGCATTGAAACCCGCCTCAAAAAACTGAACGGACCCGGCGGAATCGAGTCTTCAAGCACAACTGGCGACGTATTGACACCGGCAAAAGCTTTGTCCACCTGCGGCCGGTTCACGACCACGAACTGCATTTCATATCCCTGCCGGGACAATCTATCCAAGAGGAAGCTGACGTGTTGCTCTGTGCCACCGACAGCGCCATTCCAACTGGCGATGACTACGGAAATCCTTCTTGCCATCACATCACCCCCCTCCTGAAACGATGCGCCATCTTTCCGCGCCCAAAAACCATGTCACGAAGGAAAAGGCGAAGTACGTAATAGTCGGTTCCCGTATAAAGGTAGCCGAGCTTGGAAGTGGTCTTCTGCATTGCGATGGTAGCCATGTTCCAATCCAAATAAGCTCGAGTCGCTCCAAGGTCCTTCAAATAGGACAGGGCATGGTAATGCAGGGCTTGGTGAATCCCTTTGCCGTACCAGGAAGCCAAGGTCATAACATACTCGAAGACATACTCATCAGGCTTCAATCGAAATGCGCTTCCCGCCACCTTTTTCATGTGACGATTGGCCCACAACACGCTCACGGTTTCGTTATTATTCGTTTTGGCCAAAAACAGCACGTTGCCATCGAGCATCCCCCGCTTCCACCGCTCCAACATATTCCTTGCACCGAACGCTTCCGTCGAACAGATTCTATCAATATCCTGCTCGTCTCCAACAGTGAATTCAAGCGGGACCTTGGCCTCGGGCCGTGGCACGCTCCAAGTCGACAGGTCGACGACATCTATCCTCAACTGCCTGAGCCAGAATATCTCCTTACAGTTGCGCCACAGTCGGTATTTGTCCAACCGCTTTCCTGAAAAACGGTTTAACCGGTCAATGATGGAAAGCCTGCGTTCGGGTACACTTTGCCGCTCCCGCTGATTCCCCCTTTTCCCTCGCAGCAACTCCAGCAAGAAACCGCCCCCCAACCCCAAATGGACCGTGGCAAAAATCGACATGCGCGTCAGCACCCCGGTCACAGTTCCTCCATCGGTCAGTCGATACGATTCCCGGCAGATCAACGCCAGGTAGGCAGCGAGCGGAATCAGGAGGAGGCCTCCCAATAGTATGGGAAGGGACGTCAGCAATCCCAGCAGGATGAACACCGGCGCCGCCATACACAGCAGGGCGAAGGCCGGAGGCACCAGCGAATTCATGGAGAGCGAATCAGGATGCTTCCTCCACAACCGACACCGCCCTGCCCCGTAGCGCTGCATCTGACGAAACAGGCCGGGCAGAGTCTCTCTGGGATAATAGCTCACCTTGAGCTTCGGGCTGGTATACGATTTGAAACCAGCTTTCTCCACCCGAAGGTTGAATTCGACGTCCTCGCAGGCGTCAAAATCCTCGTCCACATACCCGATCGTCTCAAAAACTTCCCGCCCATAGGCGGCGCCGTTACTGACGGGACTGGCAAAGCCCTCATGCTCACCGTAAATAAGGGAGCCGCTTCCGTGCCCCAAACGAGATCCCCGAACAGAAGCCACTGCCTCCTGAAACGGCGTCCCCCCCGGAGCATCCAAGGTCTGGGGCCTTCCCAGGCAAGACGCGCCTGTCCGCTCCACTATTTCGGCGAGATTACGAAGGAGCTTGAAATTTGGGATATGACAATGCCCGTCAATCACTAGAAAATACTCGCCCTCGCCGTTCTTAAAACCGATGTTCCTGCCAGAACTGGATTTCCTGCCAGGATTGTCGAGCAACCTCACATTGCCGTACTGCTCGCAATAGCTGGAAACAATCTCCCTCGTCGCGTCCTCAGACCCGCCGTCGACCACCAGCACCTCAAACCTCTCCTCCGGGTAATCCTGGCCCAGAATCTGTTCAAGCGTGGCCGCGATGAATCGTTCTTCATTGAAGACAGGCACCACCACCGAAATAAACAAGGAACTGTTCACTGCGAGCAACCTTTACCCACTTGTTTCACTCTTGGGGCATCCGGGTTCGGCAACAGCCCCCGACAAGAGACACAAATTTGCCGAGCATTGCCACCTCCCCGAAGCACTAGGGCTACCGGACCACTCATCGTTCTACCCCGACAATTGCTGAATATAATTTCTTATACATTTCAGACTGTTGCGCGTATGTGAACGAACTTTCAACCATCTTTTTGCCGACTTCCCCCATACTACGGCGCAATTCACTGTCTGAGCACAACCGCCCTAAAGCCTTGCTAAGGGAAGCCGCGTCTTCCGGTTCGACTAGCAAACCGTTTTTCCCATCCTGAACCAACTCGGGAGTCCCGCCGACTCGTGTTGCCACCACGGGCTTGGAACAGGCGAAGGCTTCCAGGATAACGTTGGGGAGTCCCTCGGTCAGGGATGGAAGGCAAAAGATATCGACCGCCCGCATGACACTCACCATATCCTGACAAAACCCTGGCAAGAAGAATCGGCCTTCCAATCCTGCCTCCTGAACGGCTCGCTCCAGTTCATCGCGCAATACGCCTTCACCAAATACGGCAAAATATACGTCGTCCCGCTCCACCGCCAACCACTCTGCCGCCAGAATCAAGGTCCGCTGATCCTTTTCCGGGCTCAAGCGACCAGCAGAGACCACAAGAACTGCCCCCTCAGGCACCCCCAAACGGCTGCGGATGTCCGCTCCATCACCCTGACCCCAGTTACAAACATCAATGCTGTTGTGGATGACGGATATTTTGCCGGGGGAGACGCCGAACGAAAGGATCTTACGACGCTGCCCTTCCGAAACGGCAACCACATGATCCGCGAAATGCAGGAAGATCTTGTCGAGAAATTCGAAAACGCGAATCTTGAAGCTTTCCATAGTCCACCCCCGCGATACCGCGATCGTGGGAATGGAAACCATCCAGCATGCGATCCTCCCGAAAATGTTGCCCTTGTGACCATGTGTAACCAAGATATCGGCATCCGCCTCGCGCAGCATTGCGACGATTTCCTTGATGTTTCGCCAACTAAAAGGAGAACGGGTCGGAAGGGTCAGACAGCGAAAGCCGCGTCTCTCGGCTTGAATGCGCAGGTCGTTGGGACTGCCGTCCTCTTCGTAGCAGACCAGGACCATGTCGTAGCTCTCGGGCGGCATTCTCTGGAAATGCTCGAGAATCTGACGCTCTGGGCCGCCGACGAAATTGGAGTCCCGCAGGTGGACTATCGTCATTCTATGCTCCACGCCGGCTCCTTGCGGCTTTGTGCCAGGCGGCGTCGAGTACGGTCGAGATAGAATCCCAGGTGTACGTTTCGAGGACCTGCTGCCGACCTTCCCGGGCAATACCGGCATACTCCTTGCCGGAGGCGAGGATATCCGTCACGCAACTTGCGAACAAAGCCGGATCGTCCCTCAACAGCAAATGTATGTGGTCCTCAAGCGCCAGTCCTTCAGCTCCCACCCGGGTCGAAACTACCACTTTCTCCATGGATAATGCCTCCAGGATCTTCAAGCGGGACCCACCGCCGATACGAAGCGGAACTATGTACACGGCAGCATCCTCTATATACCCACGCACATCGTCGACGATGCCGGTAACTGTCACCCCCTCCGTCTGTTCCCATTGTGCTTTCAGTCCCTCGGGGGGGTAGCGTCCGACGACATAAAATTGCGCCTCAGGATTCCTCTCGCGGATCAGGGGGAAAATCTCCTCGACGAAATAAGATACGGCATCCTGATTGGGACGCCAGTCCATGGAGCCGGTAAACACAAGGTTGCCTTGCTTCTGCTTCCCTCCCCGGGGCGAGAAGTAGACCTCGTCAACGCCATTGGGGACCACCGAAACCCGCCCGGCGGGGGCATGGCGGCTAAAAAATTCCGCATCGTTGTCAGACACGCAAACAACATGGTCGTAACGGCCTGCAACATCCTTCTCGTAAGCGGCCATTTTCTTCCACTGCAGGTAAATGTAGGCCTTTTTAAGGAGATTGCCTTCGTTCTCGAAATAGCGCCCCCAGATTTGCGACTCGACGTTATGCGTGGAAAGGATGGTAGGGTAGACGCCCAGCAGGCTGCGAATATTTTCCGTATAGGGCGTCCACTCGCAATGGATTAGATCGATCTCGTTCTCATGCAAGATGTCGTTGACCTTGCCCATCATGGGTTCGGAATAATGCCGGGAAACGATGTATGGTTTGGAGGAAACCAAATTGCCTAGAAGCTCGGCGTAAAATCTCAACCCCCGTTTGGGAGTGAACGCCTTGTCAATAGGATGGCAGCGAATGTTCGGACATCCAGGAAGCTCAACCTGGTTGCCGTGAAACACATAATGAATAGTGTGAGACGCCTGTAGCCGGGAAAGCAGATTATAAGTCCTGAGCCGTTTCCCAGTATTGGTCGGGTGCGGAAAATCTTCATCTATCACAAGAACATTCATGAACTCACTCCAAGTAGATTCAAGGATCAGACCGTTGTTTCCAGCACCGTTTCAAGAGGAGCGAACCGGTACTTCCGGATCAGCTTCTGCAGCTTGCCCCAGGTCCTGCCAAGATTGACATAATGCCGGAAGCGCGACTTCAACCCTGCTCCGCAGACTCGAGGCTGCTCAGGATCTATCTCCCAAGGGTGAAAATACACCACTGCGGGACGGCCTTCCTCATTATTCAAACGTCCCATGGCCCTGTCGATAAGTGGGAACGGCAACAGACGAAAGTATCCTCCCCCGGAAAAGGGCAAATCCAACTTTTTCCCCATAAA encodes the following:
- a CDS encoding glycosyltransferase; this translates as MARRISVVIASWNGAVGGTEQHVSFLLDRLSRQGYEMQFVVVNRPQVDKAFAGVNTSPVVLEDSIPPGPFSFLRRVSMLAGLFRESPPDLILAYFPEGELVATIAASLAGVRGRLIGNRRNMGHDWTPRSVWQARIISRLVPRFLSNSVTASAIVGKKEWIDPVKISVIPNPINLRGESPGADGVDEGLPDAELIVGIVASVKPVKNHTLFLDAAALIHGELPDVRFVIVGRALPDREVWLREAIAQRGLNGVVYYLGECQNPLPLIRGMSIGVLSSRSEGLSNALVEYAAMGIPAVATDVGGNGEVVVDGETGFLVPSEDASGMAESIRLLLENESMRKEMGQAARSRAAALFAEDVIVNRYLTYFDGALARTWLEKGEEDCSTKWK
- a CDS encoding polysaccharide deacetylase family protein; translation: MDVRQRCKQGLKQLACCFANLVRPQDGIAILTYHRIAPDGFLSVSPEDFDAQMRVLSEYFDVISLEQAVSRLREGVSSRNCVCVTFDDGFRDNWTTAYPILEKYCVPATVFVAMDAVRNGSLWFYDFDMAVFGGSSSEADLTSVGLGRHTWKGVAGREEVACRLHASLKKMSHEDRLAIVGKVAEGKRVERVMMTPDECRELASSKWVDVGAHTISHPLLAQLDEVELQREIGEGKVMLEDMIHSKVSLFSYPNGTRNDFDDRVISVVKKAGFIAATTTMPGLNVPGDDLYSLKRFDVSFGYYGSWTGRCSEALFRAHASGRLSRFEILLGR
- a CDS encoding glycosyltransferase family 2 protein → MNSSLFISVVVPVFNEERFIAATLEQILGQDYPEERFEVLVVDGGSEDATREIVSSYCEQYGNVRLLDNPGRKSSSGRNIGFKNGEGEYFLVIDGHCHIPNFKLLRNLAEIVERTGASCLGRPQTLDAPGGTPFQEAVASVRGSRLGHGSGSLIYGEHEGFASPVSNGAAYGREVFETIGYVDEDFDACEDVEFNLRVEKAGFKSYTSPKLKVSYYPRETLPGLFRQMQRYGAGRCRLWRKHPDSLSMNSLVPPAFALLCMAAPVFILLGLLTSLPILLGGLLLIPLAAYLALICRESYRLTDGGTVTGVLTRMSIFATVHLGLGGGFLLELLRGKRGNQRERQSVPERRLSIIDRLNRFSGKRLDKYRLWRNCKEIFWLRQLRIDVVDLSTWSVPRPEAKVPLEFTVGDEQDIDRICSTEAFGARNMLERWKRGMLDGNVLFLAKTNNNETVSVLWANRHMKKVAGSAFRLKPDEYVFEYVMTLASWYGKGIHQALHYHALSYLKDLGATRAYLDWNMATIAMQKTTSKLGYLYTGTDYYVLRLFLRDMVFGRGKMAHRFRRGVM
- a CDS encoding GNAT family N-acetyltransferase translates to MQYQVEVIDDWSDSPALQGDWDRLAEAKGFWFPFVSYQWFDCWYPAFCVEGNARIVVIRRDGDVVGIVPGVMGRRRIGPITVNEFSYAANGLTPYVSFLFEDDLYGDAKLLLQIDEALSGEIELLNVPAIETTGQDWRFISRGQEGFTNVYEEHRFPSLYVGMPDGFPAFLSGCSTSFRKSFNCTKRKANKQYEVATEEVRLTNQSALHRLQRLSAKTWQEQNGSGLFSEKYRDFFMKLFGKSSTDFSVSFLKFGESDVAFNCFYIRDNTFVGYKIGYDPSFAKLRPGELLKYEIYPFACEHGVTLFHLLGEANESKRHWATGSNDFVNSWLFSKRHLKSLLLEKGLRARKTIKERMEG
- a CDS encoding glycosyltransferase, which encodes MTIVHLRDSNFVGGPERQILEHFQRMPPESYDMVLVCYEEDGSPNDLRIQAERRGFRCLTLPTRSPFSWRNIKEIVAMLREADADILVTHGHKGNIFGRIACWMVSIPTIAVSRGWTMESFKIRVFEFLDKIFLHFADHVVAVSEGQRRKILSFGVSPGKISVIHNSIDVCNWGQGDGADIRSRLGVPEGAVLVVSAGRLSPEKDQRTLILAAEWLAVERDDVYFAVFGEGVLRDELERAVQEAGLEGRFFLPGFCQDMVSVMRAVDIFCLPSLTEGLPNVILEAFACSKPVVATRVGGTPELVQDGKNGLLVEPEDAASLSKALGRLCSDSELRRSMGEVGKKMVESSFTYAQQSEMYKKLYSAIVGVER
- a CDS encoding glycosyltransferase is translated as MNVLVIDEDFPHPTNTGKRLRTYNLLSRLQASHTIHYVFHGNQVELPGCPNIRCHPIDKAFTPKRGLRFYAELLGNLVSSKPYIVSRHYSEPMMGKVNDILHENEIDLIHCEWTPYTENIRSLLGVYPTILSTHNVESQIWGRYFENEGNLLKKAYIYLQWKKMAAYEKDVAGRYDHVVCVSDNDAEFFSRHAPAGRVSVVPNGVDEVYFSPRGGKQKQGNLVFTGSMDWRPNQDAVSYFVEEIFPLIRERNPEAQFYVVGRYPPEGLKAQWEQTEGVTVTGIVDDVRGYIEDAAVYIVPLRIGGGSRLKILEALSMEKVVVSTRVGAEGLALEDHIHLLLRDDPALFASCVTDILASGKEYAGIAREGRQQVLETYTWDSISTVLDAAWHKAARSRRGA